A stretch of the Enterobacter mori genome encodes the following:
- a CDS encoding baseplate assembly protein yields the protein MAVIDLSQLPAPQIVDVPDFEMLLNERKAAFVALYPADEQDAVRRTLELESEPVTKLLQENAYREILLRQRINEAAQAVMVAYSMGSDLDQLAGNCNVKRLTVIPADNDAVPPVAAVMESDEALRQRVPAAFEGLSVAGPTGAYEFHAKSADGRVADASATSPAPAEVVLTVLSREGDGTAAADLLAVVEQALNSENVRPVADRLTVRSAEIIPYSVDATIFLYPGPEAEPVMEAAKASLQKYIASQTRLGRDIRRSAIYAALHVEGVQRVELASPLADVVLDKTQAASCTEWSVTNGGTDE from the coding sequence ATGGCAGTCATTGACCTTTCCCAGCTGCCCGCCCCGCAGATAGTGGATGTGCCGGATTTTGAAATGCTGTTAAACGAACGGAAAGCCGCGTTTGTAGCCCTTTATCCGGCAGACGAGCAGGACGCGGTAAGGCGCACGCTTGAGCTGGAGTCTGAACCCGTGACCAAGCTCCTGCAGGAAAATGCGTATCGTGAAATCCTCCTGCGTCAGCGCATTAACGAGGCGGCGCAGGCGGTCATGGTGGCTTATTCCATGGGGAGTGATCTCGATCAACTGGCCGGTAACTGCAACGTAAAACGTCTGACGGTTATACCTGCAGATAACGACGCGGTACCGCCGGTTGCTGCCGTGATGGAAAGTGATGAGGCTCTGCGTCAGCGTGTTCCTGCAGCTTTTGAAGGGCTGTCAGTTGCAGGCCCAACGGGAGCTTATGAGTTTCACGCTAAAAGCGCTGACGGGCGAGTGGCTGACGCCAGCGCAACTAGCCCGGCCCCGGCGGAGGTGGTGCTTACCGTGCTGAGCCGTGAGGGCGACGGAACGGCTGCGGCGGATCTGCTGGCTGTGGTTGAACAGGCGCTTAACAGTGAGAACGTGCGGCCGGTTGCTGACCGTCTGACGGTGCGCAGCGCTGAAATCATTCCGTACAGCGTGGATGCGACGATCTTTCTTTACCCGGGGCCAGAAGCTGAGCCGGTGATGGAGGCGGCAAAAGCCAGCCTGCAGAAATATATCGCCAGCCAGACGAGGCTGGGGCGCGATATTCGCCGCAGTGCTATTTATGCCGCGCTGCATGTTGAAGGTGTGCAGCGTGTTGAACTGGCCTCGCCGCTCGCTGATGTGGTGCTGGATAAGACACAAGCCGCTTCATGTACGGAATGGAGCGTAACCAACGGGGGAACGGATGAATAG
- a CDS encoding GPW/gp25 family protein, which produces MTLYIGMSQGNGKTITDTDHLRQSVRDILLTPQGSRIARREYGSLLSELIDQPQNPALRLQVMSAVYVALSRWEPRLTLDSITINSSFDGSMVVELTGQRDNGAPVSLSVSTGADNGSH; this is translated from the coding sequence ATGACGCTGTATATCGGAATGAGTCAGGGCAACGGCAAAACCATTACCGACACGGACCACCTGCGCCAGTCGGTCCGGGATATTCTGCTGACCCCGCAGGGGAGCCGCATTGCCCGCCGGGAATACGGCTCGCTTCTGTCTGAACTGATAGACCAGCCGCAGAACCCGGCGCTGCGTCTGCAGGTAATGTCTGCCGTCTATGTGGCTCTGAGTCGCTGGGAGCCGCGGCTTACCCTGGATTCCATCACCATAAACAGCAGTTTTGATGGTTCGATGGTGGTTGAGCTTACCGGGCAGCGTGATAACGGCGCGCCGGTTTCACTTTCGGTATCAACAGGAGCAGACAATGGCAGTCATTGA